In one window of Octopus bimaculoides isolate UCB-OBI-ISO-001 chromosome 20, ASM119413v2, whole genome shotgun sequence DNA:
- the LOC106877961 gene encoding uncharacterized protein LOC106877961 yields MDSTDQNASVEWPPILNFVNNTAGTKELPFLANGNPSMSAITDITASKKYTCNYCSKSFSRNGHLVMHRRIHTGERPYVCQQCHKAFTQSSALYRHMKICTKVPNKDSLELSANVKMLETSIAAAEKHYAMLSASESAFTSLGTLSNDNIETHDDIMFVCCNKTFKDSSDYNKHIAGHSDPSHSELLSLLPNNNSHVNDMMKDVTTIDKIGKKQSQFHNKTNTSINGKKQSSTKENLNILSSSESQYQIIVHDNQPEVTKDSLDQNKITINLTDNHMESPKNNLCFSQANNQHDPIFDPITIELTDQSQDSTYVWDKNNMSPGNSSNKQLKIDQSQLSDIDSLAENLRLLREKTDAISKKTLPKDCSNDTSIAIFTSQDSLSSDQLLACNGDKSWKDSSNSFSTQILPNNDLTSSKHFNQLSHQSDNEKIAENANKVQKNINSKLKSSELKDSVKTKIHQHLTCQFCSRQFTRTSRLTQHLRTHTGERPFKCDFCGNAFTQSSALNRHLKTCSVAQSINSNIQWDTTAQYHLTSDLTLGSDISFTCQFCGDNFQQVSKYDSHLKVCPAAHKSQLKPNEDVVNDDFDIVNDHTDSAKNSFVKTPSTKLKSASTSMIKSKTQSFKAPMPESRQVKHREKSFNTKNDRTYQCSICLVEFVSYPHLKVHIKKHHRVNNLSKISQLQSRNSSTTNLMRSFSARNKHITRSKTSTKKSPSKSSNHREFLNKVNSLIMKKNSSHSTNNSQFQTEHPLTNSNTCRSNISLLPDKTSKISESLDTKGKPTVAMVNKGNVFNTRSSVETKSNSSTNLVCDICSKPFHSSIVYQIHKASHSSESKKNSHSQIDSNTNKSIHNEDVNVLEQRDLVSSNSRVAVETVNEFDIQRKSFPCSYCPKEFFKQSHLETHIRIHTGEKPFQCESCGRAFSQSSARNRHTKTCLRVRYPELNASIKTTGNAVSAMERSEVINLDSKIREDSIDPDNFTFTCCGQVFSSSKELRNHVECHRKGKDTISLQDSELNDDILYNSPLMLENFPDSQLLSRHMRKNYIRKYKSTKQLSGNDIKQEKNSLEYFSNVLVANHNTSNCSSSSSLSVNSARLSCSTQSNSAENEAVLNAYKLLHGTHTLNNLDQAKFDGTLNSSYSEEQENMILGSALQVVHNNLQECSGELKIDQIEEGISCQENSMIASNSNVTKPTAVVELTNQLRDANHFQSLQSNDSSMSPEIPEPNVTLTLGSDFRDMITTDISQIADSSVNSNTDEPPNFEDSHFHTYSPETPPFSSSFYSTTAKSKPDSKGCTDMTISDAPAIYSNSSNASQLKDQYHMDDNTISNCSIDFEKVSSPQEQCNVNVTLSVAEKSLTCSKCSKTFENSGTFYEHSKNCAMILSESCIADIVDKQVNNDLVITGQLDSNSTGSKTTGEATSPLQNKSDNTKLFENWQLLSSLSDQHDDKSKCSDNLNSMDSLGNTSACDMLSYSSKAENIDISDQTDGQCSTLSNNLSKQEITTNNKDSARKLSCSYCTASFTSLMLLEEHVLLHTSKKHYVCWFCKENYYSSSKFEQHLKLCGSSTTFANLSAENISNDSTKGKSSHFADIVLCTPLTVANNRSDCEGINENGCQDKVPEQSVVCDSLERTQNTSNVQPLKEESLSKARTVGKSSNNSSTFALYHNKVNLDEHLVLNNITTNKPLLDEKTGEKILNQSVSQENIKLKSGTETNSDSKDNSNDGSSQHLDQIVIDLKEVNGDLSTSDKKTNKEGTVSFNKDGMNLTNSCKMFVCCNQTFMGDDFNEHMKSFHIKDNHSTDIDSSVIHSEVQHSENMQTISNVVLSDYQRTSSKNDRKTLLHNSDNIISKPNQASSNEENLSETRRYVCQYCNRGFSRSGHLMQHLRTHTGERPYSCQYCMKAFTQTSALNRHLKTCCRIKLLMLHNIQTRAKEDEGDLIQIDSDLDKNKSSLLSEQNVAGEDYQLNRDYTQMSEVRFNSIDKIPCEEGNEGIIKCEYCSCEYLKLDDFIKHQKVCSFKINCSQVDSGSKNYTQEINLSSRNNTSQNNRNLESCASSTVYRPDIQIKTEIVDATYNCHFCDEIFSDKGDVISHLMTHSLDINQQNIANQQIFSDDQENLVNPGEDMSATLMKESNHTDSSDITSPTLVKKENTCTFTCCGQMFVGNDSFNLHLASHRSFKDWNVSEQISFDENNSEIRHQSTFLDNSSTIKREDKDDEEENFIIEVSSKDPVSNKESLLESSLYNKKSKGLNKTNSDGICHLQAMESNSPDLLFNLKNSSVASQALVSMDKSRKLEIEKQMSAMNDYVVWEDSSNNWNQWNMDSSTNISSTPLFKRFACKYCEKTFTRSGHLIMHHRTHTGERPFRCSHCQKAFTQSSALNRHRKTCSFARVALSVSGNKWPETTAALDLDKTSDQFICCGFVFDKRDEFYSHYVGHGIYICDCCDMTFSDFEQLLSHLKFKLSELETSAITPAVSPRQCLQCQTVFADLISLLIHINSNHKSTSLAKSQTSLVSNQDIVPNYNDGSITSKKSKVFQIPLSSSRTVYSAPEIQLKMSDSGSTSKTGNVKRFPLMKRGTLPNKLHPYSKSRQNKQDHSRSLQFQRRKFSNFNLDGKTSNPDTSQLGLVTKNSLNQNVRRVIKKALNNINKYRFSTDRILSPFTRKFYAQAESRRHHASTSPFSGITLPEDQHNQPFMIENPSLREHSSQPEISILNFENPSESDQCSKQYSIDKLKQFSNEITINSTNDPDSGVNSRREHKFSNLVVEQPPKITIPNNNLVPVLSKAQRFEKQTMLKKSISKQNPGEKFNAKSKYSSLQTSLKSKQGSTTTPRNSECATGKTRNKVTQLDKSSNPAVVNPTTNSSLKQNLSRFVCTHCRKGFTRSSHLKMHLRIHTGERPFKCSGCGKQFTQVSALNRHRKTCFLVIHNTSVLPEDRIVKDPEKTPQNQNSLKANATTSLFQCVPSNKQDCVGNRISETHKKPSKAETVFPNVSKQKLHRAENPDLEPEYLTNVSKKTVNLLDEETSRTVSAFTKEKEGRHKKTSSLNTSTTISNKINRKRLHTGIGSRLMKKLKLSKRGKLHSSYDLNSDLNCLSRRQAINSLLDDHHSLKERNKSFLMDTAPSVNNPTSFPQRSYKRKQLTKTPSAKPCTDSEQNNRACSREVTEMSPPKRVKEENQSNANELSEGFPRCEECKNNSKELCSHLSENLFLSQVDSETDDCYIKTEPLPSSKPNPLDSETNPLSLTISQSKASANDESVDHTNESMKNSLKGEIVQDGGYLQEEMALTNCLESTEGTHDQLGSNVAQEESKSLKSIPSAAAHCVPKKSKVVNKRGNKVVQDDTFSPQSDSSHSAESRRYFCEYCDKAFSRFGHLVTHRRTHTGERPYQCRYCQRAFTQTSALYRHRKTCSFTPAHLKTIAATESSKAAKSNEL; encoded by the coding sequence ATGGATAGTACAGACCAGAATGCATCGGTCGAATGGCCACCTATATTGAACTTTGTAAACAATACTGCAGGTACAAAGGAACTCCCTTTTCTTGCAAATGGAAACCCAAGCATGTCTGCAATTACAGACATTACAGCTTCAAAAAAATATACCTGTAACTATTGTTCAAAGTCATTCTCTCGCAATGGCCACTTGGTGATGCACCGTCGTATTCACACAGGTGAACGCCCTTATGTTTGCCAACAGTGTCACAAAGCCTTCACTCAATCCAGTGCTCTCTATCGCCATATGAAAATCTGTACTAAAGTGCCAAACAAAGACAGCCTGGAGTTATCAGCTAACGTGAAAATGCTAGAAACTTCTATTGCAGCAGCAGAAAAACACTATGCAATGCTATCTGCTTCAGAAAGTGCGTTTACATCACTTGGAACACTTTCAAATGATAATATTGAAACACATGATGacataatgtttgtttgttgtaataaaacatttaaagatTCTTCTGATTACAACAAGCACATAGCTGGTCACAGTGACCCGTCTCACTCTGAATTATTGAGCCTGTTaccaaacaacaacagccatGTCAATGATATGATGAAAGACGTTACTACTATAGATAAAATAGGAAAGAAACAAAGCCAGTTCCACAATAAGACAAACACGTCTATAAATGGTAAAAAGCAGTCGTCAACCAAAGAAAATTTGAATATCTTGTCAAGTTCTGAGTCACAGTATCAAATAATTGTTCATGATAATCAGCCAGAGGTGACAAAAGATAGTCTTGACCAAAACAAGATCACCATCAATCTAACTGATAATCATATGGAATCTCCAAAGAACAACTTATGCTTTTCTCAAGCAAATAACCAACATGATCCCATATTTGATCCAATAACAATTGAACTAACTGACCAATCTCAAGATAGCACGTATGTCTGGGATAAAAATAATATGTCACCTGGTAACAGTTCTAATAAGCAGTTAAAAATTGACCAATCTCAGTTATCAGACATTGATAGTTTGGCTGAAAATCTCAGACTGTTGCGGGAGAAAACCGATGCAATTAGCAAAAAAACATTACCAAAAGACTGCTCTAACGATACATCCATTGCTATTTTTACTTCACAAGATTCTCTGTCTTCAGATCAGTTGCTTGCTTGTAATGGGGACAAATCTTGGAAGGACTCATCTAATTCTTTCTCaactcaaattctgccaaataaTGATTTGACAAGTAGTAAACATTTCAACCAGTTATCTCATCaaagtgacaatgaaaaaattgcagaaaatgcTAACAAAgttcaaaaaaatataaattccaaGTTAAAATCTTCTGAATTAAAAGACTCTGTGAAAACCAAAATTCACCAACACTTAACTTGCCAGTTCTGCTCACGCCAATTTACACGTACTAGCCGTTTGACCCAGCatttacgtacacatacaggagaaagaccatTTAAATGTGATTTTTGTGGTAATGCATTTACACAATCAAGTGCACTTAATCGCCATCTAAAGACATGCAGTGTTGCTCAAAGCATTAATTCGAATATTCAATGGGACACTACTGCACAATATCACCTTACCTCTGACTTAACCCTTGGCAGTGACATTTCTTTCACATGTCAATTCTGTGGTGATAATTTTCAACAAGTGTCTAAATATGACAGCCACTTAAAAGTGTGTCCAGCAGCACATAAAAGTCAATTAAAGCCTAATGAAGATGTTGTGAATGATGACTTTGATATAGTTAATGATCACACTGATTCAGCCAAGAACAGCTTTGTAAAAACGCCATCCACCAAACTAAAAAGTGCTTCAACTTCCATGATTAAAAGTAAGACGCAAAGTTTCAAAGCTCCCATGCCTGAGTCTAGACAAGTAAAACATAGGGAAAAAagttttaatacaaaaaatgatAGAACCTATCAGTGTAGCATTTGTTTAGTTGAGTTTGTATCATATCCTCATCTTAAAGTCCATATAAAGAAACACCATCGGGTTAATAATTTATCAAAGATTTCTCAGTTGCAGAGTCGAAATTCATCAACCACTAATTTAATGCGATCTTTTTCAGCAAGAAACAAACACATTACAAGATCTAAAACTTCAACTAAAAAATCCCCTAGTAAGTCTTCAAATCATAGAGAGTTCTTAAACAAAGTTAATTCGCTGATAATGAAAAAGAACTCTTCACATTCAACCAATAACTCTCAGTTTCAAACTGAGCATCCATTGACCAACTCTAACACCTGCAGATCAAATATTTCTCTGTTACCTGATAAAACTAGCAAGATATCAGAATCTCTTGACACCAAAGGAAAACCTACTGTTGCAATGGTAAACAAAGGAAATGTTTTTAACACACGCAGTAGTGTTGAAACCAAATCCAATTCGTCAACTAATTtagtttgtgatatttgttccaagCCTTTCCATTCCTCCATTGTGTATCAGATTCACAAAGCTTCACATTCCAGTGAGTCTAAAAAAAACTCCCATTCTCAAATAGACTCCAACACCAACAAATCCATTCATAATGAAGACGTCAACGTTTTAGAGCAAAGAGATCTTGTTAGTTCTAATTCTCGTGTTGCTGTGGAGACTGTAAATGAATTTGACATTCAGCGCAAAAGTTTCCCTTGCAGTTATTGCCCAAAGGAATTCTTCAAACAATCTCATCTGGAAACACACATCCGaatacacacaggagagaagccattccaGTGTGAGAGTTGTGGTCGTGCCTTTTCACAATCTAGTGCTCGAAACAGACACACCAAAACTTGCCTACGAGTCAGATACCCGGAGTTAAATGCCTCCATTAAAACTACTGGGAATGCTGTTAGTGCAATGGAGCGCTCTGAAGTAATTAACTTGGACAGTAAAATCAGAGAGGACAGTATTGATCCTGACAACTTCACTTTTACCTGCTGTGGCCAAGTCTTCAGTAGTAGCAAAGAGCTGCGGAATCATGTTGAGTGCCACAGAAAAGGCAAAGATACAATCTCCTTGCAAGATAGTGAACTAAATGATGACATCCTGTACAATTCTCCATTGATGCTGGAAAACTTTCCTGATTCTCAGTTGCTCTCAAGACACATGAGAAAGAATTATATCAGGAAATATAAAAGTACCAAGCAGTTGAGTGGTAATGATatcaagcaagaaaaaaatagcTTGGAATATTTTAGCAATGTTTTAGTTGCTAATCACAATACCTCTAATTGTTCTTCCAGTTCCAGTCTGTCAGTCAACTCAGCCAGACTTAGTTGTTCTACACAATCAAATTCAGCAGAAAATGAAGCAGTTTTAAATGCTTACAAGCTTCTCCATGGGACTCATACCTTAAATAATCTTGACCAGGCAAAATTTGATGGTACTTTGAACAGTTCATACTCTGAAGAACAGGAAAATATGATACTTGGGAGTGCTCTGCAAGTTGTGCACAATAATCTCCAAGAATGTTCTGGTGAGCTAAAAATTGATCAGATTGAAGAAGGTATCAGCTGTCAAGAAAATTCCATGATTGCATCTAATTCTAATGTAACAAAACCAACAGCTGTTGTTGAACTGACTAACCAACTAAGAGATGCAAATCATTTCCAAAGTTTGCAATCCAATGATTCTAGTATGTCACCTGAAATTCCTGAACCTAATGTCACTTTGACCTTAGGAAGTGACTTTAGAGACATGATTACAACTGATATTTCTCAGATTGCTGACTCTTCTGTAAACAGCAATACAGATGAACCTCCAAATTTCGAAGATAGCCATTTCCATACTTATTCACCAGAAACCCCACCATTTTCTTCCAGCTTTTATTCCACAACTGCAAAATCCAAGCCAGACAGTAAAGGTTGCACTGACATGACAATCAGTGATGCACCAGCAATTTACAGCAATAGCTCTAATGCAAGCCAGTTAAAAGATCAATACCATATGGATGATAATACTATAAGTAATtgttcaattgattttgaaaaagtTTCAAGTCCTCAAGAACAGTGCAATGTCAATGTAACATTATCTGTTGCCGAGAAATCACTGACTTGTTCAAAATGCTCCAAAACATTTGAAAATTCTGGTACTTTTTATGAACACTCAAAGAACTGTGCAATGATATTGTCAGAATCCTGTATTGCTGACATTGTAGACAAGCAAGTGAATAATGATTTAGTAATTACCGGTCAGTTGGATTCAAACTCTACTGGGAGTAAAACAACTGGAGAAGCAACTAGTCCTCTACAGAATAAGTCAGATAATACCAAACTGTTTGAGAATTGGCAACTTTTATCTAGTTTATCTGACCAACATGATGATAAAAGTAAATGTTCTGATAATCTTAACTCTATGGACAGTTTAGGCAACACTTCTGCATGTGATATGCTTTCTTACTCTTCCAAAGCAGAAAATATTGACATTTCTGATCAAACTGATGGGCAGTGTAGCACTCTGTCAAATAACTTATCTAAACAGGAAATTACAACCAACAATAAAGATTCAGCTAGGAAATTGTCTTGTTCTTATTGTACTGCATCATTTACTTCATTGATGCTACTAGAAGAGCATGTCCTTCTCCACACAAGTAAAAAGCATTATGTTTGTTGGTTTTGTAAGGAAAACTATTATTCATCGTCTAAGTTTGAACAAcatctgaaactatgtggttcTTCTACCACCTTTGCGAATTTGTCAGCTGAAAATATTTCCAACGACAGTACTAAAGGTAAAAGCTCTCATTTTGCTGACATCGTTTTGTGTACTCCACTGACTGTTGCAAACAACCGGTCTGACTGTGAAGGTATTAATGAAAATGGTTGCCAGGATAAAGTGCCTGAACAATCAGTAGTTTGTGATAGTTTAGAAAGGACACAAAATACTTCTAATGTTCAACCTTTGAAAGAAGAGTCGCTGTCAAAAGCAAGGACTGTAGGCAAATCTAGCAACAATAGTAGCACTTTTGCTCTGTACCACAACAAAGTAAATCTGGATGAGCATTTAGTTTTGAATAATATAACTACTAATAAACCGTTACTTGATGAGAAAACAGGAGAGAAAATTCTTAACCAGTCAGTTTCTCAGGAAAATATCAAATTGAAATCAGGGACTGAAACAAACAGTGATAGTAAGGATAACAGCAATGATGGTAGCTCTCAGCACTTAGACCAAATAGTGATTGATTTGAAAGAAGTTAATGGTGATCTATCTACATCTGATAAAAAGACTAATAAAGAGGGCACAGTTAGTTTCAATAAAGATGGTATGAATCTTACAAACAGTTGTAAGATGTTTGTTTGTTGCAACCAAACATTCATGGGAGATGATTTTAATGAGCATATGAAGAGTTTCCATATAAAAGACAATCACTCTACTGATATTGACAGTTCTGTAATACATTCAGAGGTACAACACTCCGAAAATATGCAAACGATCTCAAATGTTGTATTATCAGACTATCAAAGAACATCAagtaaaaatgacagaaaaacacTGCTTCATAATTCAGATAACATCATCTCCAAACCTAATCAGGCCTCTTCAAATGAAGAGAACCTGTCTGAAACTCGGCGCTATGTCTGTCAATATTGTAATCGTGGATTTTCACGGTCTGGTCATTTAATGCAACATCTTCGCACccatacaggagagaggccatacTCATGTCAGTACTGTATGAAAGCATTTACCCAGACTTCCGCTCTCAACAGGCACCTGAAAACATGTTGCCGAATTAAGTTACTAATGCTTCACAATATACAGACTCGAGCAAAAGAAGACGAAGGAGACCTAATCCAAATAGATTCAGACttggataaaaataaaagttcttTATTGTCTGAGCAAAATGTAGCTGGAGAGGATTATCAATTAAATAGAGATTATACCCAGATGTCTGAGGTGAGATTTAATAGCATTGATAAAATCCCTTGTGAAGAAGGCAATGAAGGTATCATAAAATGTGAATACTGTAGCTGTGAGTACCTGAAACTTGATGACTTTATCAAACACCAGAAGGTATGTTCTTTTAAGATAAATTGCTCTCAAGTGGACTCTGGAAGCAAAAATTATACACAAGAGATTAATTTGTCTTCTAGGAATAATACCAGTCAGAACAATAGAAACCTTGAAAGTTGTGCTTCAAGCACAGTATACCGCCCAGACAttcaaattaaaacagaaattgtTGATGCTACATACAATTGTCACTTTTGTGATGAGATATTTTCTGATAAGGGTGATGTAATTTCTCATTTAATGACTCATTCATTAGACATTAATCAGCAAAATATTGCCAACCAACAAATATTTTCTGATGATCAAGAGAATCTAGTCAATCCTGGTGAAGATATGTCTGCTACATTGATGAAAGAGAGTAACCACACTGACTCCTCTGATATCACCTCACCTACATTAGTGAAAAAGGAAAATACTTGTACATTTACATGTTGTGGTCAAATGTTTGTAGGCAATGATAGTTTTAACTTACATCTAGCTAGCCACCGATCTTTTAAAGATTGGAATGTTTCTGAACAGATCAGTTTTGATGAGAACAATTCTGAAATTAGACATCAGTCAACATTTCTGGATAATTCTTCCACAATCAAGAGAGAagataaagatgatgaagaggaaaatTTTATCATTGAAGTCTCATCTAAAGATCCAGTCTCTAACAAAGAATCTCTCTTAGAATCTAGTTTATATAATAAGAAGTCTAAAGGTCTGAATAAAACAAATTCTGATGGTATTTGCCATCTTCAAGCTATGGAATCCAATTCACCagatttattatttaatctaaaAAATTCTTCTGTTGCTTCTCAAGCTCTGGTTTCTATGGACAAAAGTAGAAAACTTGAAATTGAAAAGCAAATGTCTGCTATGAATGATTATGTTGTCTGGGAGGATTCCAGCAACAACTGGAACCAATGGAACATGGACTCATCTACAAATATTTCATCCACACCTTTATTCAAAAGATTTGCTTGTAAGTATTGTGAAAAGACTTTCACCCGTAGCGGTCATCTGATTATGCACCATCGTACTCACACAGGAGAACGACCATTTCGATGTAGTCATTGTCAGAAGGCCTTTACCCAGTCAAGTGCTCTCAACAGGCACAGAAAGACATGCAGTTTTGCTCGAGTAGCTCTGTCAGTGTCAGGGAATAAATGGCCTGAAACGACAGCAGCACTTGACTTGGATAAAACATCAGACCAATTCATATGTTGTGGTTTTGTCTTTGATAAAAGAGATGAGTTCTATTCGCATTATGTTGGTCATGGCATTTACATATGTGACTGCTGTGATATGACATTTAGTGATTTTGAACAGCTTCTTTCTCATTTGAAATTCAAACTGAGTGAATTAGAAACCTCTGCCATAACTCCAGCTGTTTCCCCCAGACAGTGTCTCCAGTGTCAGACTGTCTTTGCTGATTTAATTTCTTTACTAATACATATAAACTCTAATCATAAATCTACTTCCTTAGCAAAATCTCAGACAAGCTTAGTATCTAATCAGGACATTGTACCCAATTACAATGATGGGTCCATAACTTCAAAAAAATCTAAAGTATTCCAAATACCACTTAGCTCCAGTCGAACTGTATATTCTGCTCCTGAAATACAGTTGAAGATGTCAGACTCAGGTTCTACCAGTAAAACTGGTAATGTCAAAAGATTTCCTTTAATGAAGAGAGGAACTCTTCCAAACAAGTTGCATCCCTACAGCAAATCTCGGCAGAATAAGCAGGATCACAGTCGCTCGTTACAGTTTCAGCGAAGAAAATTTTCCAACTTTAATCTGGATGGAAAGACTTCTAACCCTGATACTTCCCAATTAGGGTTGGTTACGAAAAATTCTCTCAACCAGAATGTACGTAGAGTAATTAAAAAAGCTTTGAATAACATCAACAAATACAGGTTTTCGACTGACCGTATATTGTCTCCTTTCACGCGAAAATTCTATGCTCAAGCTGAAAGTCGTAGACATCATGCTTCAACATCTCCTTTCTCTGGTATCACCTTACCAGAAGACCAACATAATCAGCCTTTCATGATAGAAAATCCATCATTAAGAGAACATTCTAGTCAACCAGAAATATCCATTTTGAACTTTGAAAATCCATCAGAAAGTGATCAATGTTCTAAGCAGTATTCAATTGATAAATTGAAACAATTCTCAAATGAAATTACGATAAATTCAACTAATGATCCAGATTCAGGAGTTAATTCAAGGAGAGAACACAAATTTTCTAATTTAGTTGTTGAACAACCTCCAAAAATCACAATTCCAAATAATAACCTGGTTCCAGTTCTAAGTAAGGCACAAAGATTCGAAAAACAAACAATGCTAAAAAAgtcaatatcaaaacaaaatccAGGAGAAAAATTTAATGCTAAGTCCAAGTATAGTTCTTTACAGACATCTTTAAAATCTAAGCAAGGCAGTACGACCACTCCTAGAAACAGTGAGTGTGCTACTGGCAAAACTAGAAACAAAGTTACCCAGTTGGATAAATCCTCTAACCCTGCAGTTGTTAATCCCACTACAAATAGTTCATTAAAGCAAAACTTATCTCGGTTTGTCTGCACTCATTGTAGAAAGGGTTTCACTCGTTCTAGTCACCTAAAAATGCATCTCAGGATCCACACTGGAGAACGTCCATTCAAATGTTCTGGTTGTGGTAAGCAATTCACACAAGTCAGCGCCCTTAACAGGCACCGCAAGACTTGCTTTCTAGTGATTCATAATACAAGTGTACTTCCTGAAGATAGGATAGTGAAAGATCCAGAAAAAACTCCTCAAAACCAGAACAGTCTCAAGGCCAATGCAACAACTTCTCTTTTCCAGTGTGTGCCAAGTAACAAGCAAGATTGTGTTGGAAATCGCATTTCAGAAACACATAAGAAGCCATCGAAAGCAGAAACAGTCTTTCCTAATGTGTCTAAACAGAAGTTGCACAGAGCTGAAAATCCCGATTTAGAACCAGAATATCTTACTAATGTCTCTAAAAAAACTGTCAACTTACTTGATGAAGAAACAAGTAGAACAGTGTCTGCTTTCACAAAGGAGAAAGAAGGCAGGCATAAGAAAACATCATCGCTCAACACTTCAACAACAATCAGCAATAAGATCAACCGCAAAAGGTTACATACAGGGATTGGAAGTAGACTGATGAAAAAACTAAAGCTGTCGAAACGAGGAAAGCTTCACTCGAGTTATGATCTTAATAGTGACTTGAATTGCCTTTCAAGAAGACAAGCAATTAATTCTTTGTTAGATGATCACCATAgtttaaaggaaagaaacaaaagttttTTAATGGATACGGCACCTTCTGTTAACAACCCAACAAGCTTTCCTCAAAGGAGTTACAAGAGAAAGCAATTGACCAAAACTCCTAGTGCAAAACCTTGCACGGATTCAGAACAAAACAATAGAGCTTGCAGTAGGGAAGTTACAGAAATGTCACCTCCGAAGAGGGTCAAAGAGGAGAACCAGTCTAATGCTAATGAGCTGTCTGAAGGATTTCCTCGCTGTGAAGAATGTAAAAACAATTCAAAAGAATTGTGCTCACACTTGTCAGAAAATCTATTTCTTTCCCAAGTGGATTCTGAAACTGATGATTGTTACATTAAAACTGAACCTCTTCCTTCTTCTAAACCTAATCCTTTAGATTCAGAAACAAATCCTCTTAGTCTTACTATTTCACAATCAAAAGCTTCAGCCAATGATGAAAGTGTTGACCACACaaatgaaagcatgaaaaattCTCTAAAAGGAGAAATTGTTCAAGATGGTGGATACTTGCAAGAGGAAATGGCTCTCACAAATTGCCTAGAGAGTACAGAGGGAACACATGATCAGCTAGGGAGTAATGTTGCACAAGAAGAAAGTAAGAGCCTTAAGTCTATTCCATCAGCAGCTGCACATTGTGTCCCTAAAAAGTCTAAGGTTGTTAATAAAAGAGGCAACAAAGTTGTTCAAGATGACACTTTCTCGCCTCAGTCAGACTCTTCACATTCAGCTGAAAGTCGTCGTTACTTTTGTGAATACTGTGATAAAGCCTTCTCGCGGTTTGGACATTTGGTTACCCATAGACGCACGCACACTGGAGAACGACCTTACCAATGCCGTTACTGCCAGCGAGCATTCACACAAACTAGTGCCCTTTACAGACACAGAAAAACATGCAGTTTCACTCCTGCACATCTTAAAACTATAGCGGCAACCGAAAGCAGTAAAGCTGCTAAAAGTAATGAGTTGTGA